A single genomic interval of Juglans regia cultivar Chandler chromosome 1, Walnut 2.0, whole genome shotgun sequence harbors:
- the LOC109006345 gene encoding 12-oxophytodienoate reductase 2-like has product MAAETPTIPLLTPYKLGKFDLSHRVVLAPLTRQRSYGNVPQPHAILYYSQRTSKGGLLIAEATGVSDTAQGYPETPGIWTKEQVEAWKPIVDAVHAKGGIFFCQIWHVGRVSNQGFQPNGQAPVSSTDKPLIPQVRANGIDVAQFSPPRRLRTDEIPQIVNDFRLAARNAIEAGFDGVEIHGAHGYLIDQFMKDGVNDRTDQYGGSLENRCRFALEVVEAVANEIGADRVGIRLSPFADYMESGDSNPKALGLYMAESLNKYGILYCHMVEPRMKTVWEKSKCPNSLMPMRKAFKGNFLVAGGYDREDGINAIAENRADLVVYGRLFLANPDLPKRFKLNAPLNKYDRETFYVLDPVVGYTDYPFLEDMA; this is encoded by the exons atggCCGCTGAAACTCCCACCATTCCTCTTCTTACTCCTTACAAACTGGGCAAGTTTGATCTGTCTCATAG AGTAGTTCTGGCACCATTGACCAGACAGAGATCATACGGCAATGTTCCTCAGCCACATGCTATCTTATATTATTCTCAGAGAACTTCCAAAGGCGGTCTTCTAATAGCTGAAGCCACTGGAGTTTCTGACACTGCTCAGGG GTATCCAGAAACACCCGGCATATGGACCAAGGAGCAAGTTGAAGCATGGAAACCTATCGTAGATGCTGTTCATGCCAAAGGTGGAATCTTCTTTTGTCAAATTTGGCATGTGGGGAGGGTTTCAAATCAAG GTTTTCAGCCAAATGGGCAAGCTCCAGTATCTTCTACTGACAAACCTTTGATCCCGCAAGTTAGAGCTAATGGAATTGATGTTGCACAGTTCAGTCCTCCAAGGCGGCTAAGGACAGACGAAAttcctcaaattgtcaatgATTTTAGGCTTGCGGCAAGGAATGCTATTGAAGCTG GTTTTGATGGGGTTGAGATCCATGGGGCTCATGGTTACCTAATTGACCAGTTTATGAAAGATGGAGTGAATGATAGAACAGACCAATATGGTGGATCGCTTGAGAATCGTTGTCGATTTGCGCTAGAAGTAGTTGAAGCTGTTGCTAATGAGATAGGAGCAGACAGGGTTGGGATAAGGCTATCTCCTTTTGCAGACTATATGGAATCTGGAGACTCCAATCCAAAAGCATTGGGCCTTTACATGGCCGAGTCTTTAAACAAGTATGGGATCCTTTATTGCCACATGGTTGAGCCAAGAATGAAAACGGTTTGGGAAAAATCTAAATGCCCCAACAGTCTTATGCCAATGAGAAAGGCTTTCAAGGGCAATTTTCTTGTTGCTGGGGGTTATGACAGAGAAGATGGAATTAATGCCATTGCTGAAAACCGTGCAGATCTTGTTGTTTATGGTAGACTGTTTTTAGCCAATCCAGATTTGCCTAAGAGATTTAAGCTCAATGCTCCTCTCAACAAATACGACAGAGAAACATTCTACGTCCTTGATCCTGTTGTTGGTTACACAGATTATCCATTTCTTGAAGACATGGCTTAG
- the LOC109006338 gene encoding uncharacterized protein LOC109006338 has product MASTSTETDSSSRHWKYDVFLSFHGKDTRRGFTSHLYDALKQEGIIAFRDDEKLKRGEFINSGLLKAIEESKYAVVVLSQNYASSRWCLIELAKIVQCSNDMDLVILPVFYHVDPSQVRKQAGTFAIPFFKHTIDPRIAIKDVRSWKAAFRQVGEIAGWHLHDGHESTVVKNIIERIHGERNIQLQSDPYGLVGIESRVMDMVNLLDIGLDDVRFIGISGMGGIGKTTLAQIIYNRFSYQFEASSFISCVREETERHGLVYLQRKLLSDILMEREIINTWDDGRVIKEMESRLCKRRVFLILDDVNENKQLEALAGRCEWFGRGSRVVVTSREKQVLNSHGVCNIYPVRQLYHDEALQLFSWKAFKKPHPEENFLGLSEDFVNYANGLPLALKVLGSSLFNKKKGIWKSARDQLKENLNGDILKTLKTGFDALKPAERNLFLDVACFFRGWDKDRVKTILKSCGYCSDINIDVLVDKSLMSFSGNDLWMHDLLQEMGQEIVCDESREEPGRRSRLWVWKDVLHVLNNNTGTEQVKGIVLDFPPQRDQEHLNADAFSKMKNLRFLKISNVHFPQGIDYLSNELRLIIWDGYPLKSLPTSFQSEDLIQLSMHCSHIEQLWKGIRVFILSQNFENLRVIDLRDSPNLIETPDFHGVPNLETLFLRGCASLLKVHPSLGALKLLVTLNLEGCKCLESLPEKISMVSLKFCILSGCSKLEKFPEIVGSMTSLLKLNLSGTAIEELPPSFESLSGLQILILEGCKSISILPRVIFSLSSLGSLILSGCSELDKMPEDLRSMECLEELDTNVTGFRQGPSSILHVKSLKRLYLNGCKGLGPKSLDLLFCCCICHLSSLLLLDLGDCNLSDGAMPRDLRGLSSLETLNLRGNKFRSIPYSICHLSSLLFLDLSECDLSDGAIPSDLRALSSLRTLKLRGNKFTCIPNSICHLSSLQFLDLSNCNLSDGAIPSDLRGLSSIGRLDLSGNKFRSIPDSISRLSSLTMLDLSNCNLSNEAIPSDLSGLSSLLSLDLSGNNFSSIADRIWQLSHLEELLLRNCSMLQSLPTLPSSLSYVWTHGCTSLERCFDETSDAAGAIVDYSAPAEHEAKRYCSFQKLTEAQFGRALEAEMYKGMGSVFVSEYSLLIPEIPEWFAVQRAESSARILLHLESDDNSKWSVYAMFIVYEVREHENSNSRTSEGHQLFCHFVTDEGRLQSLELPERLHLYNVVVVKLIGILVYVPRAWFSKVANNVDKWSFIEASVTTGCPGGNVKKFGVRLLNEQEALKLVEEARAKSGVAEANHTHRRILIPMASFVNAEKVSRVDLIILLKSDLQELLSKRFAIGNFPPAPMNTQRVSSSSSSSSPPERRRKYEVFLSFHGKDTRLGFTGHLYDALKQKGIIVFRDDEKLERGEFISSGLLKAIEESEYAVVVLSPNFASSRWCLIELAKIVRCRKDMGLVVMPVFYHVDPSHVRHQSDTFAEALAKHEQNSKIIKEDVQTWRAALREVGETSGWHIQLQEGHESMFVKKIVASIYSKRNIQRQSIVSHDIVGIEFREMEMMNLLDIKLDDVRFIGFYGIDGVGKTTLAGFIYDKIAHQFEASSFIYGVSEETQSHGVVHLQRKILSEILMEREIINGWDDRTVYNEIRDRLRRLRVLIILDDVNENKQLEALAGSHEWFGRGSRVIVTSKEKQVLNSHGVRIIYTVKELGDDEALQLFCQNAFKKPHPEDNYADLSKDFVNYAKGLPRTLKVLGTFLFGKTIDEWKRVWDQLKENPDRGVLEMHDLLRKLDQERVLRESNEELDQYSRLWVFKDVLLVLKNNTGAEEVRHIVLDIPPQQEEHLRFVWIGIIKENVFFAPVLETPDLRVIVQKISNHKGDLDQVPEFQSDEYAIKQLKQLLRQRGGPISLILDDDVFLSGSESLLLEKFELRMPNCNILVTSGSKSPRYSFTYNLKSLNDEGAMTLCCHSATPQDGSSSSPDEMIVKKVWPAWQCESIHLKKLSINNCHKLSALPKEIGNLNNLEELRLMSCTVLSKLPDTIGMLHRLHILDISHCPALLNLPNTIGRLHGLHTLRISHCAIFSGLPDTVGMLSGLRFLEISHCTSLSNLPVTIGELRELQILHISHCSALTTLPDTIGMLLGLRILCISCCSVLSNLPETIGRLHRLQILGISGCTALSDLPETIGGLRGLRILGISGCPSMSDLPDTIGMLQGLSILGVSHCSTLLNLPNTIGLLEGLRILGISHCRALSDLPETIGRLHGLSIIGVSHCSALLNLPKTIGNLHGLRILGISHCPVFSNLPDEIGHLSGLRILGISHCPALSDLPETIGMLIGLRILGISHCPAFSNFPGTIRRLQGLQILDISNCPVLSNLPETIGMLHEFRISDIPLMEH; this is encoded by the exons ATGGCTTCCACAAGCACCGAGACAGACTCTTCATCACGTCACTGGAAATATGATGTTTTCCTTAGTTTCCATGGCAAGGACACCCGTCGGGGTTTTACAAGCCATCTATACGATGCTTTGAAACAGGAAGGCATTATAGCCTTTAGGGACGACGAAAAACTGAAGAGAGGAGAGTTCATAAATTCAGGGCTCTTGAAAGCAATAGAAGAATCCAAGTATGCGGTCGTTGTTCTCTCACAAAACTACGCTTCTTCGAGGTGGTGCTTGATTGAACTTGCCAAGATCGTTCAATGCAGTAATGATATGGATCTGGTAATTTTGCCCGTTTTCTATCATGTGGATCCTTCTCAGGTGAGGAAACAGGCTGGTACTTTTGCAATACCCTTTTTCAAACATACAATAGATCCCAGGATTGCCATCAAAGACGTGCGAAGTTGGAAAGCTGCTTTCCGACAAGTGGGTGAGATCGCCGGATGGCATTTACATGATGG GCATGAATCAACGGttgtcaaaaatattattgaaaggATACATGGGGAACGGAATATTCAACTCCAAAGTGATCCCTATGGCCTTGTTGGAATAGAGTCCCGAGTGATGGACATGGTGAACTTACTTGACATAGGATTGGATGATGTTCGTTTCATAGGGATTTCTGGGATGGGCGGAATTGGTAAGACGACTTTGGCACAAATTATCTACAATAGATTTTCTTATCAATTTGAAGCTAGCAGCTTTATTTCGTGTGTCAGGGAAGAAACTGAACGTCATGGTCTAGTTTATTTACAAAGAAAACTTCTATCTGACATCCTcatggagagagagattatAAACACCTGGGATGATGGTAGGGTAATCAAAGAGATGGAGAGTAGACTGTGTAAACGAAGGGTGTTTCTTATTCTTGATGATGTAAATGAAAACAAGCAACTAGAAGCATTGGCAGGGAGGTGTGAATGGTTTGGAAGAGGGAGTAGAGTTGTTGTAACAAGTAGAGAGAAACAAGTGTTGAATAGTCATGGAGTTTGTAATATATATCCAGTAAGACAACTATACCATGATGAAGCACTGCAACTCTTTAGTTGGAAAGCCTTCAAGAAACCCCATCCTGAAGAGAATTTTTTGGGTCTATCTGAAGATTTTGTAAATTATGCTAATGGTCTTCCTTTAGCTCTCAAGGTTTTGGGTTCCTCgttgtttaataaaaaaaaaggcatatgGAAAAGTGCGAGGGATCAActaaaagaaaatcttaatggtgatattttgaaaacacttAAAACAGGTTTTGATGCACTCAAGCCTGCAGAGAGGAACTTATTTTTGGATGTAGCATGTTTTTTCAGGGGATGGGACAAAGATCGTGTTAAGACTATTCTAAAAAGTTGTGGTTATTGCTCAGATATCAATATAGATGTACTTGTGGACAAATCTCTGATGAGTTTCTCAGGGAATGACTTATGGATGCATGATTTGTTACAAGAAATGGGTCAAGAAATTGTTTGTGATGAATCTCGGGAAGAGCCTGGCCGACGTAGTAGGTTGTGGGTTTGGAAGGATGTGCTTCATGTATTGAACAACAATACT GGAACAGAACAAGTTAAAGGCATAGTCCTTGACTTTCCTCCACAGAGAGATCAGGAACACTTGAACGCTGATGCCTTCtcaaagatgaaaaatttgagatttcTTAAGATCAGTAATGTGCACTTTCCTCAAGGCATAGATTATCTTTCGAATGAGTTACGTCTTATCATATGGGATGGTTACCCTCTAAAATCCTTACCAACTAGTTTCCAATCAGAAGATCTCATTCAACTCAGTATGCATTGCAGCCATATTGAACAATTATGGAAGGGAATTAGG GTTTTCATTTTGTCacagaattttgaaaatttaagggTTATTGACCTGCGTGACTCCCCAAATTTGATCGAAACACCAGACTTCCATGGAGTCCCCAATCTCGAGACTCTGTTTCTTCGAGGTTGTGCAAGCTTGTTAAAGGTGCACCCATCCCTTGGAGCTCTCAAACTACTTGTTACGTTAAATCTAGAAGGTTGTAAATGTCTTGAAAGCCTTCCAGAGAAGATTTCAATGGTATCTCttaaattttgtattctttCTGGCTGTTCCAAACTTGAGAAGTTTCCTGAAATAGTGGGAAGTATGACATCTTTGTTGAAGCTTAATTTGAGCGGTACTGCCATAGAAGAACTACCACCTTCATTTGAGAGTTTATCTGGCCTTCAGATTTTGATTTTAGAAGGTTGTAAAAGCATTTCAATTCTTCCGAGGGTTATCTTTAGTTTGTCATCCCTTGGATCTCTCATCTTATCTGGTTGTTCAGAACTTGACAAAATGCCAGAGGATTTGAGGAGCATGGAATGCTTGGAGGAGCTTGATACAAATGTAACTGGTTTTAGACAAGGCCCATCCTCCATTTTACATGTGAAGAGCCTTAAAAGACTGTACTTAAACGGATGCAAGGGTCTGGGACCTAAATCATTGGATTTGCTCTTCTGTTGTTGCATCTGTCATCTAAGCTCTTTATTATTGCTGGATCTAGGAGACTGCAATCTATCTGATGGAGCAATGCCCCGTGACCTTAGAGGCCTATCCTCACTAGAGACTCTAAATCTCAGAGGGAACAAGTTTAGGAGCATACCATATAGCATCTGTCACCTAAGTTCTTTGCTATTTCTGGATCTAAGTGAGTGCGATCTATCGGATGGAGCAATCCCCAGTGACCTCAGAGCTTTATCCTCACTACGAACTCTAAAACTCAGAGGGAACAAGTTTACGTGCATACCAAATAGCATCTGTCACCTAAGTTCTTTGCAATTTCTGGATCTAAGCAACTGCAATCTATCGGATGGAGCAATCCCCAGTGACCTTAGAGGTCTATCCTCAATAGGGCGTCTAGATCTCAGTGGTAACAAGTTTAGGAGCATACCAGATAGCATCAGTCGCCTCAGCTCTTTAACAATGCTTGATCTAAGCAACTGCAATCTATCGAATGAAGCAATCCCCAGTGATCTTAGTGGCCTATCCTCACTACTGTCTCTCGATCTCAGTGGCAACAATTTTTCGAGCATAGCAGATCGTATCTGGCAACTTTCGCACCTCGAAGAacttttattaagaaattgtagTATGCTTCAATCGTTGCCAACACTTCCATCAAGTCTATCGTATGTATGGACTCACGGCTGTACTTCGTTGGAGAGGTGTTTTGATGAAACTTCAGATGCAGCAGGCGCTATTGTTGATTACTCTGCACCAGCTGAGCATGAAGCTAAAAGATATTGCTCTTTTCAAAAGTTGACAGAAGCACAATTTGGAAGAGCCCTTGag GCAGAAATGTACAAAGGGATGGGCAGTGTATTTGTCTCTGAATATTCTTTGCTTATTCCTGAAATACCAGAGTGGTTCGCCGTTCAGCGTGCTGAATCCTCAGCAAGAATCCTGCTGCATCTCGAATCAGATGATAATAGTAAGTGGTCAGTGTATGCCATGTTTATTGTATATGAAGTCCGCGAGCACGAAAATTCAAATTCTAGGACTTCCGAGGGTCACCAGCTTTTTTGTCATTTCGTGACTGATGAAGGTCGTCTGCAAAGCTTGGAACTTCCGGAACGACTGCACCTCTATAATGTAGTTGTTGTTAAGCTAATTGGAATTTTAGTATATGTACCACGTGCGTGGTTTTCAAAAGTTGCAAATAACGTTGATAAATGGAGCTTCATTGAAGCTTCAGTTACAACCGGATGCCCGGGCGGGAACGTGAAAAAGTTTGGGGTGCGTCTACTAAATGAGCAAGAAGCTTTGAAGCTCGTTGAAGAAGCACGAGCAAAGTCTGG TGTTGCCGAGGCAAATCATACTCATCGAAGGATTCTAATTCCAATGGCATCCTTTGTTAATGCGGAAAAAGTTTCTAGAGTTGACTTGATCATTCTGCTCAAATCAGACCTTCAGGAATTGCTTTCAAAACGCTTTGCG ATAGGAAACTTCCCACCGGCTCCCATGAACACGCAACGagtttcttcatcttcatcttcctcttctcctccagAACGTCGACGGAAATACGAAGTTTTCCTCAGTTTCCATGGCAAGGACACCCGCCTGGGTTTTACGGGGCATCTATATGATGCTTTGAAACAGAAAGGCATTATCGTCTTTAGGGACGACGAAAAACTCGAGCGAGGAGAGTTTATAAGTTCAGGGCTTTTGAAAGCAATAGAAGAATCCGAGTATGCAGTTGTCGTTCTCTCACCAAATTTCGCTTCTTCGAGGTGGTGCTTGATTGAACTTGCCAAGATCGTTCGATGTCGTAAAGATATGGGGCTGGTAGTTATGCCCGTTTTCTATCATGTGGATCCCTCTCACGTACGGCACCAGTCTGATACATTCGCAGAAGCCCTTGCTAAACATGAACAAAATTCCAAGATCATCAAAGAGGATGTGCAAACGTGGAGAGCTGCTTTGCGAGAAGTGGGTGAAACTAGCGGATGGCATATACAATTACAGGAAGg GCATGAATCAATGTTTGTCAAAAAAATTGTTGCAAGTATATATAGCAAACGGAATATTCAACGCCAAAGTATTGTTTCCCATGACATTGTTGGAATAGAGTTCCGAGAAATGGAAATGATGAACTTACTAGACATTAAATTGGATGATGTTCGCTTTATAGGGTTTTATGGAATAGATGGAGTGGGTAAGACCACTTTGGCTGggtttatttatgataaaattgcTCATCAATTTGAAGCTAGCAGTTTTATTTACGGTGTCAGTGAAGAAACTCAAAGTCATGGTGTAGTTCATTTACAAAGAAAAATCCTTTCTGAAATTCTCatggaaagagaaattataaatgGGTGGGATGATCGTACGGTATACAATGAGATAAGGGATAGATTGCGTAGGCTAAGGGTGCTTATTATTCTTGATGATGTGAATGAAAACAAGCAACTGGAAGCCTTAGCAGGTAGTCATGAATGGTTTGGAAGAGGGAGTAGAGTTATTGTAACGAGTAAAGAGAAACAAGTGTTGAATAGCCATGGAGTGCGTATTATATATACAGTTAAGGAGCTTGGTGATGATGAAGCTCTGCAACTCTTTTGTCAGAACGCCTTCAAGAAACCCCATCCTGAAGATAATTATGCGGATCTATCCAAAGATTTTGTGAATTATGCTAAAGGTCTTCCTAGAACTCTTAAAGTTTTGGGTACCTTCTTGTTTGGTAAAACAATAGATGAATGGAAACGTGTCTGGGATCAACTAAAAGAAAATCCTGATAGAGGTGTTTTGGAGATGCATGACTTGCTACGAAAATTGGATCAAGAAAGGGTTCTTCGTGAATCTAATGAAGAGCTTGACCAATATAGCAGGTTGTGGGTTTTTAAGGATGTGCTTCTTGTACTGAAGAATAATACT GGAGCAGAAGAAGTTAGACACATAGTCCTTGACATACCTCCACAACAAGAGGAGCACTTGCGTTTTGTTTGGATAGGCATTATTAAGGAGAATGTTTTCTTTGCCCCTGTTTTAGAAACACCAGACTTGAGGGTCATTGTACAAAAAATATCTAATCACAAGGGTGATCTTGATCAGGTGCCTGAGTTTCAGAGTGACGAATATGCAATCAAACAGCTGAAGCAATTGCTGCGTCAAAGGGGAGGTCCTATATCGTTGATACTGGATGACGATGTCTTCTTGTCTGGATCAGAATCCCTTCTTCTTGAGAAGTTTGAGCTCCGTATGCCAAATTGCAATATTCTGGTTACTTCAGGAAGTAAATCTCCAAGATATAGCTTTacctataatttaaaatcattaaatgaTGAAGGTGCCATGACTCTTTGTTGTCACTCAGCAACTCCACAAGATGGGAGCTCTTCATCTCCGGATGAGATGATTGTCAAAAAG GTATGGCCTGCTTGGCAGTGCGAGAGTATACACCTAAAGAAACTGAGCATCAACAATTGTCATAAGCTGTCTGCACTGCCTAAAGAGATTGGAAATCTGAATAATTTGGAAGAGCTTAGGCTAATGTCCTGTACCGTTTTGTCCAAATTACCAGATACAATAGGAATGCTCCATCGGTTACATATTCTTGACATATCTCACTGCCCTGCTTTGTTGAATTTACCGAACACAATCGGAAGGCTTCATGGGCTACACACTCTTCGTATATCTCATTGCGCCATTTTTTCGGGTTTACCAGATACAGTAGGAATGCTTTCTGGGTTACGTTTTCTTGAAATATCACACTGTACCAGTTTGTCTAATTTGCCAGTGACGATCGGAGAGCTTCGTGAGTTGCAAATCCTTCATATATCTCATTGCTCCGCTTTGACAACTTTGCCGGACACAATAGGAATGCTCCTTGGGTTAAGGATTCTTTGCATATCTTGCTGCTCCGTTCTCTCAAATTTGCCAGAGACAATCGGAAGGCTTCATAGGTTACAGATTCTAGGCATATCGGGCTGCACCGCTTTGTCAGATTTGCCAGAGACAATCGGAGGGCTTCGGGGGTTACGGATCCTTGGCATATCGGGCTGCCCCTCTATGTCGGATTTACCAGATACAATTGGAATGCTTCAGGGGTTATCGATTCTTGGCGTATCTCACTGCTCCACTTTGTTGAATTTGCCAAATACAATCGGATTGCTCGAAGGATTACGGATACTTGGCATATCTCACTGTCGTGCTTTGTCGGATTTGCCAGAGACAATCGGAAGGCTCCATGGTTTATCTATTATCGGCGTATCTCACTGCTCCGCCTTGTTGAATTTACCAAAGACAATCGGAAATCTCCACGGGTTACGGATCCTTGGCATATCTCACTGCCCCGTTTTTTCAAACTTGCCAGATGAAATCGGACATCTCAGTGGGTTGCGGATCCTTGGCATATCTCACTGTCCTGCTTTGTCGGATTTACCAGAGACAATCGGAATGCTCATTGGGTTGCGGATTCTTGGCATATCTCACTGCCCTGcgttttcaaattttccaggGACAATTCGAAGGCTCCAGGGTTTACAGATTCTTGACATATCTAATTGCCCAGTTTTGTCAAATTTGCCAGAAACAATAGGAATGCTCCACGAGTTTCGAATTTCGGACATCCCACTGATGGAGCATTAG